CTACTTACCCGGTGCCACTAGTTGCGCCGATTACAAATTATTGGACGGCACGACCGGCGAAGTATTGACGAACAGAAGCGTTATTTTCCGTGACTTGCCGCAGTACATAGTTAAATTGCGAATATTCGAAGAAGCAACCGAACTAGCCCGCGAAGCTGGTTATGACCATATCATAAACGAAGGAGCCTAGCGATAAAATGAGCGAAATATACAACGAACTAAAAACGCAGTTGGCCGAAGCAAAGGAAGCCAAAAACGTGGCGGAGGTTGTGCGGTTGTCTAACGATTTAAAGCAACTAACGCCGCCCGACCCAGCCGACCAAAGCACCGACGACTTAAAAGCCGAATTACAGGCGGCATACGACGCCAAGAATTTTAGCGAGGTGGTGCGCTTAGATAACGACATCAAGTCGCGCGCCGCCCGTGACGAAAATGCGCAATAACATCTATATTGCCTACTGCGAGGGCGTTAAATATAGCGCCCTTAGCTGGCTTGTAACCGACGTAAACGGCACGCAAGATAGCGACGTGTACATAATCAAAAACGGCAACAAAAACGGCCAACGAGGCGCTGCATGACGGAATGCAAAGGGCGTTGCGACGTGTTGACAGTCGCGAAGGAGCCCCAATACAACTAACCGCGCACCTAGACGCGACCGCCGCCGAAGAAATTGGCTTCGAATTGCTGGACGTAGAAGCGCCCAAAAACCCGCAACTTTTCCGGCAGACCGTGCGCACGTTGGGCCGGTTTGATTCGTGGCAACTGGCCGCGTTTAGCGACGAAAACGACTTAACGGCGCCGGAGAGCGCAGTGATAGACGACGGGCTTGCCGCCCTGGACGAAGCAGTGACGCTAAAAGGGCGCTGGAACTTGCTTAAATACCGGTTCACACAACCGCAAAAACTAATTAATTAATTAACGAAAAGGAAGCGATAAAATGACAAACGTATATATTCCAAAAAATGTAAGCGACGCAATTAAAGACTACGACGAAATCAAAGCAGCACGTAGCGAAGCCGTGGCGACACACACCACCAAGGCCGAGCAGTTGGCCGACGAGTTGGCGCAGGAAAAGGGCAAGCTGACCAGTTTAATGGACGAGACTTTGCGCAACCCTACCGCGGCCAACGAAAAGAAAGAAACAGCTTGCCGCAAGCGCGTAGCCGAAATCGAAATGGCGTTGAACGGCGCACAGGAAAGGGCGAAGCGTGCCCGGCAAATGAACGGTGAAGACGAAAAGCAAGCCGCAATCAAGGCTATACAGACCGCCAAGCAAGCCGCCGATGACCGTTATAATGCCGAAGTTGATGACAAGTTAAAAGCGATTGAGTCGGCCAAACTAGCGTACTTGGAAGCGTTGAAAGACTACGGCCAATTGCGTTATGATTGCAAGGAACTAGTAAACGAAACCGCCCGGCAGACGAACAATAATTACCGCGATAAAGTTGGTAGCCCGCGAGCAGCTAATCATTCTATTGCGTGGAATCATCGCGACCATGCCGAAGCAGACGGCAATAAATATACGGTTTTTCCGGAAGAAATGAATAATGCGCTCGATCATCGAATCGTGAAAACGGACGGTAGAAAAGCGTAAAAACGAATGTTACACGGGGCGATTTTTTCGCCCCAAATTGCGCTTGATTTTCGATGTTACACGGCCGGTTTTTTGACGTTGAAATTTCGATATATTTACGCCCAAATTACGATGTTACACGCCTCGAGATTGAAAAATTATACGATAGTTTTTGACGGCAGATAAGCGCTATGCGAAGGGGGCGCTTGGGGGGTATACGCGGCCGTGTATATGCATACAAAACACTGCATAACGAACTTTACGTTTTCCCGTTTTGTTAAGTTCGATCACTTTCGAGAATGCCTTTAAATCAACGTTTTACTTACTTACTTTCTTTACGTTTACTTTTCGCTTTAATTTTATGCAATCGAAAACAGGCGAAGAATCAGCGTTCTTGTTCGTTGAATACTTCGCTTGACTTGCATAAAATAATGAATAACTATTCGCTTTGACCCTCGAGTTTCGGAAGGCTTCGCACGGCAGGCGAGGTGTGCAGGTATATGCGTACGTGTGCGTATGTATACGCGTGTATGTGTATAGGTGTGCGCATGTCAGCGTGCATGTATACGCGCCCACTGTACACGCAAGCCAACGCCACACCGCCGCCACGCTTGCGCCATTTGTAACGCATTGTCACGGGCGGCGGTAGTTTACAGTCCGGATACGAAATCGAAACCCGAAGAAGTTATGTAATTAAACGAAAAACCCGCGCTTTAATCGCACGGGGATTTTTTTTGCTTCACATTTCGTTTAGTTATTGAAACCTATTCTACTTCTGTAAAAGAAGTCGATGTGTTCAATTCTAATTGGTCGCCGGGTTCTGCTTGAAATACGTACTCGCTTTCCCGTCTTTCCCCCTCACCGAGAGTAACGCCAAAATTCGATCTACCAGCTTCATTACGTGAGAAGAAATTACCGCTACCTCCACCGTCCACCTCGGCTACGTATCGCCCAGGCTCCAAATCTTCGCCCACTTCATAATGACCGGCACTAAGCGTAATAGGCTCGTCCCCGATTTCGTTTAGTTCAGCTATTTCAGATTCTTTTTCGACTACCTCCTCCCCCAAGTCTTCGAGAATGCCTTCTTTTTCGTTTATGTCCTCCTCTATCTCTTCACGATCATTATAAATTTCAAGCGCCTCGTCGATTTCATCGCTTTTTTCCTCCGCCTCTTCGTCAAGACGGTTTATGTCTTGGACAATTTCTGAACGGTCGGACTTTAAATCTTCTATTTGTTCGCTTATCCCCTTTTTTTCTGAAACTAATTCCTCGTACCCATATTTTTCCTCTCCTATTGCGACACTTTCACTACTTTTCCCCAGGAAATACGCAGACACCGCTAAAACGATTGCTCCTACAATGATTAATACATTCTTCATAGTATCCTCTCCTTGGTTACATTTTCCTAAATATAAAGTGTCATTATATTAAATTTTTGTCAAGATTTCCGCCTTCGTTTATGTTGAGGAACAGGGGCTTAAAACGGCCACGCGAAGAACTTGGCGAAAGTGTCGAAGTTGAGATAGATTTAGAAAGTCCGCCCGGCGCTTAATTGCGCGGGGTTTTTTTCGTGCAGAGAATCGACATACAGCGAAATTAGTTTGCGCTTCATGGGTAACAGTCCGTTCGGTTACAAATTTGCGGGGAATTACAAATAACGCTTGTATTATCATATGCTTTCACGTATAATCATCCTGTAAATGAACGGTATTTTTTACCGTTAAATGTACGGATGCATACCAGTAAACATAGCACGATTATTCGCCCGTGAAACACGTGAAACGCCTGACATGCCGGTGAGCATGTCCAAAGCTAAACCAACGAATTCCGAATTCATCGCGATGGTCGCCGACAAATTGCGGATTGAACATAAGGTGAGTTAAAACGGTATAGTAAAGCCACGTCCTCCCATGTATCGGATGCCTATCCGTTAATATGGGGGTTTTTTGTTTTGCTCTAAAACTTGCGGTGGAATTTATCGCCAACAAAAAAAGTGCTCGTACAAAGCGGACACCTCCGACACCTACACGACCTAATGCAGGCATCTCCCTAGGAATATATTTGACGGACAACACAACGGTATCGGTCGCTTATCGATTGTATAAAAACGCTCCGATGGAAGGTTCACTTTATTAAAAAGGCTTTGTTGGACGGCAAGATAGAACATCCGGTTTTTGGACATACTGATGGTTAACAGCGGGTAAAGGGGGGAAAACATGAGGATAGGGTCGATCGAAGGAAAGATTCATCATTTGGAATTTGAGTGGAAAGCTTCGTATAAAGGAAAGATTATCGTCGTTCATTTGGAAGACTTGTCCCATCTTCATTTGCAACAGCTATGGAAAAAAGGCATTAAAGCGATCGTAAATGGAAAGACATCTATGACAGGGAACTTTGACCATCACGGTGTTGAGCGCTTCCTGGAAGCCGGCATTCCTGTATTTGACCTACAAGCCAAGCAAGATTTTTATAAACTGCACCAAGGGCGTCAAGCTCGCATTACGAATCAATCGTTGTATATGAGGAATGGGGACGGGAAATGGAAACGGATGGCTGCTTTGAAGGGCTATGACCCTGAACGAATAGATATGTTAAAAGCACGAGCAGCGTCGTTGCGAGCCGACGCCTTCCACCGTTTTTTTAAAAACTCTTTGCAAGAAGCCGAGGCGCAGCTGGATCAGTTTTCCAAGTTAATGGAAAAAGCCGCCGCGACGGCGACCGGGCGCAGGCCACTTCTCATCATTGCCCCGACAAACGGCGACGAACGTGCGCTTTTCATCGCAAAACGTTATTTAAAAAAAATAAACCCATTTATTATCGTTATTGACCGCGCGTGTCAAATGGCGAGGAAAATGGGGTTTTACCCCGATGTGATCCTTGGTCATTTCAGCTATTTCCAAAGAGAAGACCTTACGGAAGGTGCCCAGCTCGTCGTTCCGTTAACCCATGACGGTCATGATCAAGCCTCGATCGCTTGGTTGGAACAATTACAATTAACGTCCACGACGTGCGAGGGCTTTGCAGGGGTGGAAGAGACGGCGATTTTGTACGCGCGTTCCGTCAGTGATGGGACCATTTTTATGCTCAGTGGCGCTAAAAGCATGGAAGAAGCGATGGCACAAGGAAAGACGGACATTGGCGGGTTGTCGCTTATACAGCTGTGGTTTGGTTCGGAAATCGTGGATGTGAAAGACGTGGCAAAATTAATCGAAGCGCCATCCAGCAACGGTGATCGTTTGGATTGGCTGGGACGGTATCAAGCGTTGGTGGATGGCTTTAAACGTTAACCATGATCGTTTGTCTTCTGAAAACGGGGAGCAACTTTGTTGTTTTTACGATCACGATGAAAAATAAAACCGCCGATAAACGCTAATCCGGCGATGAAAAGCACAAGCCCGCCTGTAAATTGGAGGGCGTAGTTTGGAAACGGATCATGAAGAATGGAGAATATCACATCTCGCATCCACTTGATGCCCAAGCCTGCAAAAAAAATAGGGATCAGTAATATGATAAGTGCAACAAGCCGCATCGTTAACCCTCTCTTTTCTTCGTATGTTTCGGATCCTCCAAAACACTTTCGATAGAAGTTTCTCTTTATCCGGGTGGTAAGCGCCCGGAAAACTCCTGCTTCAACCCCGTAAGCGGGGGATGACGGGCGGTTGACACCCCTCTGATGGGAGTTTCACTTTATTTTAACATGTTTGGCGGCAATGTCCCATTTTTTCCTTGCATGTCACGAAAAGATCAAGGATAGTAAAAGGAGAAATCCTTTTCGATTGGGGGGAGAAGGTTGAAACGGGCAATGATCGTCGGAGGGTGCAAACGGCGGTTGTGCCCGCCCACGTTTGTCAATTGCTCTATCAACTGCTGGTTGGAAAAGATGAATGGATCGCCGAACTCAGTCATCAAGAGCGGTTGCACCATACGGTTTTGCAGTCTACCCATGATGGAATGATCGCGATTGATGAGAACGAAAAGGTGCTTCTTTTTAATCAAGCAGCTGCGCGAATGACCGATATTAGTCAAGAAGAGGCGATCGGAAATTTGATTCATTCCGTCATGCCGGAAAGTAAGCTTCTGCGAATTTTGCAAACACGCGTAATGGAAGGGAATCAACAACAAACGTTTGCAAATGGACGTCAAATTGTTACCACAAGGGTTCCGTTGTGGATCAATGCCAATTTTGCCGGCGCATTGGCTGTTTTTCAAGATGTTACGGATATGGTGGACATGGCTACAAAAGTTACGGATTTGGAAAGCGTGCAACAGTTGCTGCAGGCCATCATTCATTCCTCGGACGAAGCAATATCGGTGGTAAACGAAAAAGGACAAGGACTGATGGTTAATCCCGCATATTCTCGTTTGACAGGCTTAAATGAACAGGATGTGATCGGCAAGCCGGCGACTGCAGACATTTATGAAGGAGAAAGCATGCATATGCGTGCCTTGCATACCCGAATGCCGATTCGTGGGACACAAATGAAAGTGGGGCCTCATAAGAAAGACGTGATCGTGAATGTGGCCCCGCTTCTCGTAAATGGGGAATGGAAAGGCAGCGTCGGCGTTCTTCATGATGTCTCTGAAATACGTGCATTAACCAATGAATTGGAACAGGCGAAACAATAGATTCGGAGATTGGAAGCAAACTATACGTTTGCCGATATTAGAGAAAGAAATCGTGCGAGTGGGAGAACAAAAGCCAAAGCTGTGAATGTACGCGTCATTGCTGCTACAAACAACCACCTCGAAGCGGCCATCCAACGGGGGGATTT
The Salicibibacter kimchii DNA segment above includes these coding regions:
- a CDS encoding DUF2627 domain-containing protein, encoding MRLVALIILLIPIFFAGLGIKWMRDVIFSILHDPFPNYALQFTGGLVLFIAGLAFIGGFIFHRDRKNNKVAPRFQKTNDHG
- a CDS encoding sigma 54-interacting transcriptional regulator: MEANYTFADIRERNRASGRTKAKAVNVRVIAATNNHLEAAIQRGDFREDLFYRLNKMPILSLLYKPDREIFMSYVIICYIKSIRHMVGR
- a CDS encoding PAS domain-containing protein, whose product is MQTAVVPAHVCQLLYQLLVGKDEWIAELSHQERLHHTVLQSTHDGMIAIDENEKVLLFNQAAARMTDISQEEAIGNLIHSVMPESKLLRILQTRVMEGNQQQTFANGRQIVTTRVPLWINANFAGALAVFQDVTDMVDMATKVTDLESVQQLLQAIIHSSDEAISVVNEKGQGLMVNPAYSRLTGLNEQDVIGKPATADIYEGESMHMRALHTRMPIRGTQMKVGPHKKDVIVNVAPLLVNGEWKGSVGVLHDVSEIRALTNELEQAKQ